From one Gracilibacillus salinarum genomic stretch:
- the cyoE gene encoding heme o synthase, protein MFSFLTELKYLFKRFVLIANVLPALLGFIIAAKYYDISFIDYLLPFGLLLVGSGMLVAGALTLNNWLEADVDKLMERTKQRPTVTGSLSLKTILGLGIALSIIGQAILFFINLEVAIYGFIGWYTYVVVYTVWTKRKVTWNTHVGSLSGAVTPLMGWAVVDSAMHPIPLSLFAVMFLWQMPHTYAIAIRKYDDYARAGLKMLPVVRGYDVTVRRTNIYLGLLLLTPLFVSGFSLIFYILLTVVNISWLVIGLSGFKWLPIKKWANLLFVSSLAYLLTVFLLFVLFV, encoded by the coding sequence ATGTTCAGCTTTTTAACAGAATTAAAATACTTATTTAAAAGATTTGTCCTCATAGCTAATGTATTACCTGCGCTGTTAGGTTTTATCATTGCAGCTAAATATTATGACATTTCATTTATAGATTACCTGCTTCCTTTTGGTTTATTACTTGTGGGAAGCGGGATGCTGGTAGCCGGTGCATTAACGTTAAATAATTGGCTAGAGGCAGATGTCGATAAATTAATGGAACGAACAAAACAACGTCCAACTGTAACGGGTTCGTTATCATTAAAGACAATATTGGGGCTTGGGATAGCCCTGAGCATTATAGGACAAGCTATTTTATTTTTTATTAACTTGGAAGTAGCGATATATGGCTTTATTGGCTGGTACACATACGTTGTCGTCTATACCGTCTGGACAAAAAGAAAAGTGACATGGAATACACATGTCGGAAGTCTGTCCGGAGCCGTTACGCCGTTGATGGGATGGGCGGTCGTGGATAGCGCGATGCATCCGATTCCGCTCAGTCTGTTCGCGGTTATGTTTTTATGGCAAATGCCGCATACGTATGCGATCGCCATTCGCAAATATGATGATTATGCGAGAGCGGGATTAAAGATGCTCCCTGTCGTGAGAGGATATGATGTAACTGTAAGACGGACAAATATTTATCTTGGCTTACTCCTCTTGACCCCATTATTCGTGTCAGGGTTCAGCCTCATTTTTTATATCCTCCTCACGGTCGTTAATATCAGCTGGCTAGTCATTGGCTTAAGTGGATTTAAATGGTTACCGATTAAGAAATGGGCAAATCTGTTGTTTGTTAGTTCGCTTGCTTATTTACTAACGGTGTTTTTGCTATTTGTGCTATTTGTATAG
- a CDS encoding SAM hydrolase/SAM-dependent halogenase family protein: protein MMMRALVLQSDFGIEDGAVSAMKGVAHGVSKVIPIYDNTHDIPPFDIWAASYRLLQTVAYWPVHTVFVSVVDPGVGSERKSVVVKTNSDQFIVTPDNGTLTHIAKKVGIQAIREIDENVNRLPQSGASHTFHGRDIYAYTGARLAAGVITFDEVGPELQVENVVNLPLYEPQWKEDSILGTIDILDVRFGNLWTNIPRELFLQLGVDYDQAVEIEIVNNARSVYRNKMTFGRSFAAIQLGEPVLYVNSLDNMAIAINQGSFAKAYNIGTGSNWRINIKKKS, encoded by the coding sequence ATCATGATGCGTGCTTTAGTTTTACAATCGGATTTCGGAATAGAGGATGGTGCGGTTAGTGCCATGAAGGGTGTCGCACACGGTGTAAGTAAGGTCATCCCGATTTATGATAATACACATGATATACCACCATTCGATATTTGGGCAGCCTCTTATCGCTTGTTGCAGACTGTGGCTTATTGGCCAGTTCATACCGTTTTTGTATCTGTCGTAGATCCTGGAGTTGGTTCAGAACGAAAAAGTGTGGTGGTCAAAACGAACAGTGATCAGTTTATCGTAACGCCAGACAATGGCACATTAACACATATCGCCAAAAAAGTAGGGATCCAGGCAATTCGTGAAATCGATGAGAATGTCAATCGCTTGCCACAATCTGGCGCTTCTCATACCTTCCATGGTCGTGACATTTATGCCTATACTGGTGCTAGGTTAGCGGCAGGTGTCATCACATTCGATGAAGTAGGACCTGAATTACAAGTAGAAAATGTCGTCAACTTACCACTATATGAACCACAATGGAAAGAAGACAGTATATTAGGAACGATCGATATATTGGATGTGCGATTTGGTAATTTATGGACTAATATTCCGCGAGAGCTCTTTTTACAATTAGGAGTTGATTATGATCAAGCGGTGGAAATCGAAATAGTCAATAATGCCAGAAGTGTGTATCGTAATAAGATGACATTTGGTCGCTCTTTTGCAGCGATTCAGCTGGGAGAACCAGTGTTATATGTGAATTCTTTAGATAATATGGCAATTGCGATTAATCAAGGCTCATTTGCGAAAGCCTATAATATCGGAACCGGTTCGAATTGGAGAATTAATATTAAGAAAAAGAGTTAA
- a CDS encoding SDR family oxidoreductase, whose translation MKVLVTGANRGLGLALVQQGLAQGHIMFAAVRSVADQHIKGLQQLKASFEGQLRILHMDVTNEKSIKQAADAVKWTDQYLDVVINNAAVLNEREAKIEELDIQACSHAFDVNTLGPLRVVKHFLPLLKVGLEERVSDTQAILNISSEAGSITNTGPLDYPYGMSKAALNMLTEKLKRYLQQDDITVICIHPGWMQTDMGGNQAPKDPNETAANLYNLLVRSRNTEPYSFVDDLGQQMPL comes from the coding sequence ATGAAAGTGTTAGTGACCGGTGCGAATAGAGGTTTAGGATTGGCGTTAGTTCAACAGGGACTTGCACAAGGACATATTATGTTTGCAGCTGTCCGCTCGGTAGCGGACCAGCATATTAAAGGTTTACAGCAGTTAAAAGCTTCCTTCGAAGGCCAGCTGCGTATTCTCCATATGGACGTTACCAATGAAAAATCGATTAAACAGGCAGCAGATGCGGTAAAATGGACGGATCAATATTTAGATGTGGTCATCAATAATGCCGCTGTATTAAATGAACGTGAAGCCAAGATTGAGGAATTGGATATCCAGGCATGTTCGCATGCGTTCGACGTCAATACGCTTGGTCCCTTGCGTGTCGTTAAACATTTTCTGCCTTTGTTGAAAGTGGGCTTAGAAGAGCGAGTATCCGACACACAGGCAATTCTGAATATCAGCTCTGAAGCAGGCAGCATAACGAATACTGGACCTCTCGATTATCCATACGGAATGAGCAAAGCGGCATTAAATATGCTCACAGAAAAACTAAAACGTTATTTACAGCAAGACGACATTACCGTAATTTGCATCCATCCTGGCTGGATGCAAACCGATATGGGTGGAAATCAAGCACCAAAAGACCCAAACGAAACAGCAGCAAACCTCTATAACCTGCTGGTAAGAAGCAGGAATACCGAACCATACTCCTTTGTAGACGATTTAGGGCAGCAAATGCCACTGTAA
- a CDS encoding sensor histidine kinase produces MKLRTKIQIFLTMFLVIVILIINSAVYLLYENRVSENELNRVHNDVENIMEAIARNKTANIENDRLLQALLPADSMIRIIDEQGEMIDEKAKETSFLDWPSHYTKTEEQRLATGADGVPYAQIAVPLIWTDGSIVTLQVSEALYAMEDGLSILRIVLYLSAGLMLIPALIAGYYLARLVTKPVQSLTTEMKQNPHHGKWEKLTLHQKNNDEISQMQQAYNAMIERINENIENQDRFVSDASHELRTPLSVITSYTELLQRRGKDKPEIFDEATGAILSEAERMKHLTEQMLLLAKNQGQESIYMTPINISEMTREVVRSLSTAYQREMKFSQHTTNDITISADRPKIQQAVYIVMDNACKYSDEEVLVLLKETDDHIYLSITDQGEGLAEEEQKQIFERFYRVDKARSRQAGGTGLGLAICHQIVQLHGGNIRLDSQPGNGSTFTIELPK; encoded by the coding sequence ATGAAACTACGTACAAAAATTCAAATCTTTTTAACCATGTTCCTCGTAATTGTGATTTTGATTATTAATAGTGCCGTCTATCTACTTTATGAGAACAGGGTTAGCGAAAATGAATTAAACCGAGTTCACAATGATGTGGAAAATATTATGGAAGCCATTGCTAGAAATAAGACAGCAAATATTGAAAACGATAGACTATTGCAAGCATTGCTTCCTGCTGACAGCATGATTCGGATCATTGATGAACAAGGTGAGATGATAGATGAGAAAGCTAAAGAAACGTCATTTCTTGATTGGCCTTCCCATTATACAAAAACGGAGGAACAACGTTTGGCGACTGGTGCAGATGGCGTTCCTTATGCACAAATTGCTGTTCCTCTGATTTGGACAGACGGCTCAATAGTGACGTTACAAGTCAGTGAAGCATTATACGCTATGGAGGATGGCTTGTCCATTTTACGTATTGTCCTCTATTTATCTGCTGGCTTAATGCTAATCCCTGCACTTATTGCGGGCTATTATCTAGCCAGATTAGTGACAAAACCGGTACAATCTCTTACAACTGAAATGAAGCAGAATCCTCATCATGGCAAATGGGAAAAGTTAACCCTCCATCAAAAAAACAACGATGAAATCAGCCAGATGCAGCAAGCTTATAATGCCATGATTGAACGAATCAATGAAAATATCGAAAATCAAGACCGGTTTGTTTCCGATGCTTCTCATGAATTACGTACCCCCCTGTCCGTCATCACGAGCTACACTGAATTATTACAACGACGCGGAAAAGATAAACCAGAAATATTTGATGAGGCGACTGGTGCGATTTTGTCTGAAGCAGAACGAATGAAACATCTGACTGAGCAAATGCTTCTTCTGGCAAAGAATCAGGGGCAGGAAAGCATCTACATGACACCCATCAATATAAGTGAAATGACACGGGAGGTTGTCCGTTCGCTATCAACGGCGTATCAGCGTGAAATGAAGTTTAGCCAGCATACTACGAATGATATTACGATCAGTGCAGATCGGCCCAAAATTCAACAGGCCGTTTATATCGTGATGGATAATGCTTGTAAATACAGTGATGAGGAAGTTCTTGTTCTGCTTAAGGAGACAGATGACCATATATACCTTTCGATTACAGATCAAGGAGAAGGATTAGCAGAAGAGGAGCAAAAGCAGATATTTGAACGATTTTATCGTGTTGATAAAGCAAGAAGCAGGCAAGCAGGCGGTACTGGATTGGGGCTTGCGATTTGTCATCAGATCGTGCAATTACACGGTGGCAATATCAGGTTGGACAGTCAACCTGGCAATGGTTCAACCTTTACAATAGAGCTTCCTAAATAA
- a CDS encoding PepSY domain-containing protein, translated as MKNKTFYFILTGLVVVGTVLGILQFTSNQASAYLSEDEAKEKATSQFSGTIKEIELEEENNRKVYEIDIEGTDRHYDLTIDAETGEILELDQKMVNNQSTADNAQSQDDAADDTDENNSNTQSSDDSKGDRTSNQSSDDTAQSTNQQTLISSDEARTIALEEYDGEIIEFELDEDDGQTYYEIEIRTTDNEKVELEIDGYTGDIISISRKDNDD; from the coding sequence ATGAAAAACAAAACATTTTATTTTATTCTTACAGGTTTAGTTGTAGTCGGTACTGTCCTTGGTATTCTTCAATTCACATCCAATCAGGCAAGCGCTTATTTGTCAGAGGATGAAGCGAAAGAAAAAGCAACCAGCCAGTTCTCTGGCACAATCAAAGAAATTGAGTTAGAAGAAGAGAATAACCGAAAAGTATATGAAATTGATATAGAAGGAACGGATCGTCACTACGATTTAACCATTGATGCTGAAACGGGAGAAATTCTGGAATTAGATCAAAAAATGGTAAACAATCAATCAACAGCTGACAATGCTCAATCACAGGATGACGCAGCTGATGATACGGATGAAAACAACTCGAATACCCAATCATCTGATGATTCAAAAGGTGATAGAACAAGCAATCAATCCTCCGATGACACTGCTCAGTCTACCAACCAGCAAACGTTAATATCTAGCGACGAAGCAAGAACGATTGCATTAGAGGAATATGATGGTGAGATTATTGAATTTGAATTGGATGAAGACGACGGGCAAACCTATTACGAAATTGAAATCCGTACTACTGATAATGAAAAAGTAGAGCTGGAAATTGACGGTTATACCGGCGATATAATTTCCATCTCACGTAAAGATAATGATGATTAA